One window of the Diospyros lotus cultivar Yz01 chromosome 12, ASM1463336v1, whole genome shotgun sequence genome contains the following:
- the LOC127787084 gene encoding aquaporin PIP1-3 gives MEGKEEDVKLGANKFSEKQPLGTAAQTDKDYKEPPPAPLFEPGELKSWSFYRAGIAEFVATFLFLYITVLTVMGVSRAPNKCASVGIQGIAWAFGGMIFALVYCTAGISGGHINPAVTFGLFLARKLSLTRAIFYMVMQCLGAICGAGVVKGFQPTPYQVLGGGANVVAHGYTKGDGLGAEIVGTFVLVYTVFSATDAKRNARDSHVPILAPLPIGFAVFLVHLATIPITGTGINPARSLGAAIIYNNDHAWDDHWIFWVGPFIGAALAAVYHQIVIRAIPFKSRA, from the exons ATGGAGGGTAAGGAAGAGGATGTGAAGCTGGGAGCCAACAAGTTCTCGGAGAAGCAGCCGCTGGGCACAGCCGCTCAGACAGACAAAGACTACAAGGAGCCGCCGCCGGCGCCATTGTTCGAGCCGGGGGAGCTAAAATCTTGGTCCTTTTACAGGGCCGGGATTGCCGAGTTCGTGGCTACTTTCCTCTTCTTGTACATCACTGTTTTGACTGTGATGGGGGTTTCTAGGGCTCCCAACAAGTGTGCTTCTGTGGGCATCCAAGGGATTGCTTGGGCCTTTGGTGGCATGATCTTTGCCCTTGTCTACTGCACTGCTGGTATCTCAG GAGGACACATTAACCCAGCAGTGACATTTGGGTTGTTTCTGGCAAGGAAGCTGTCCCTGACTAGGGCCATCTTCTACATGGTGATGCAGTGCCTGGGCGCCATCTGTGGAGCCGGTGTAGTGAAGGGCTTCCAGCCTACCCCCTATCAGGTCTTGGGCGGTGGGGCCAATGTGGTTGCACATGGCTACACCAAGGGCGATGGGCTTGGTGCTGAGATTGTAGGTACCTTTGTCCTTGTCTACACTGTCTTCTCTGCCACTGATGCCAAGAGAAATGCCCGAGACTCACATGTCCCT ATATTGGCTCCTCTCCCCATAGGGTTTGCAGTGTTCTTAGTGCACCTGGCCACCATCCCCATCACAGGAACTGGCATTAACCCAGCCAGGAGTCTGGGAGCAGCAATCATCTACAACAATGATCATGCTTGGGATGACCAT TGGATCTTCTGGGTGGGGCCCTTCATTGGAGCTGCTCTTGCTGCTGTGTACCACCAGATTGTCATCAGAGCCATTCCTTTCAAGTCCAGGGCCTAA